Genomic segment of Colletotrichum destructivum chromosome 5, complete sequence:
TGCGCGCTTATCAGCGGACCGCCCGATAAGGTCAGTCTCCCTTCCCTCGTAGGACGGATCCTTTCCGTACGATTAGTCTACCTAAGTCTttcgctctctctcactctctcaccTCTCTGCGCGCCAGGTATTTCGCACCCAACCGAAAGGGTTTCTTGGTGTCTTGATGAGGTGTCTGAGTGCTTTTGGGCGGCAGATGAATGAACGAATGGTCCAGCGCTCGGGAGGGGGGCCCGACTCAGGAATCGTATCCCTGGGGACGCTCtaatacctacctacccagaGAATCTGTACAGTACTTACACGTGGGTACGTATCCGTACTTCGAGTCGATAAGTAGCCCGTCTATAGTACAGCCAGCCAAATGGTACAAGAAAGAAGAATCAAGGGCGGATGGCAGCCGGCACCGGTTCTGTTCCTCACCGACACGTCCGCATTGAAGCGTCCAGTAGGCGCCGGTcgctctctttctcgccCCCCCTCGCTCTTTACCTCATTTTGTTTTGTCTTGTAAAACAAAAACGTCTGGTCTTTTTCCAAGGAGTCCGTTGCGAAAAAAAGGCACTTGCACGGGGTGTTTTGAATCGGGGACAGTTCGAGGGTCGCTTTTATCCCGAGTCGCATCTCGGATCTATAAGTGGCGACAAGGGTGTTGCTGCTCTACCTACACAACGATATCGGGCCACTATCCGAGCCAACATTTCTGCTATACGGAtacacacgcgcgcgcacgACTCTCACCACCACgccgcttcttcttcttatcttccttccttccttcttcacttcttcctttttccctctcctctacctctctcctttctccatctcctctcttccccaaGTCACACACACCCTTGGACCTCGGCGAGTCTTACGGCATTTTCAATTCATCTTTGAATTGCCACTCACAAAACCCGCCTATCCTCCCTCCCACAATGGCATCTTTGAGattgcccctcccccgccaGCTTCGGCTGGTAGCTCCGAGGTCGAGGGTTCTCGCCCGGcagacgccgtcggcctcgtgggTTTGCAACTCATGCGCCTCAAACTCGGCCGTGACCTCTCGGGTCCCCCGTGTGAGGaccttcagcgccatcacATCCCTCCAGAACGCCACGAGCGCGAGGATCCCCTCGGTCGACGCCTCCCTTGAACCGCTCCAGAGGCCCGAGTCGTTCATCCCCCGCCACATCGGCCCTGACGTCCatgacgccgaggccatgcTCAAGGCGCTTGACCCTCCCGCCAACTCCATTGATGAGTTTATTGCCCAGGTTCTTCCCGCGGATATCCTCTCCGAGAGGAAGACTTTCGCCTGGGACACCGAGGGCCCGACGGATGAGAGCAAGATCCTGGCGCGGGCCACCGCCTGGGCCAAGGCTAACGAGGCCGCTCCCTTGCCTTTGATCGGCGCTGGATACAACCCCAGCGTCACGCCCCGTGTTATTCAGACCAATGTCCTGGAAAGCCCGGCTTGGTACACCAGCTACACCCCTTACCAGCCGGAAATCAGCCAGGGACGTCTCGAGTCGCTCCTCAACTACCAGACCATGGTCTGCGACCTGACTGGTCTCCCCATCTCCAATGCCAGTCTCCTGGACGAGGgaacggcggccgccgaggccatgacCCTGTCGATGAACGCTCTCTCTGCCTCCCGTGCCAAGAGGCCCGGCAAGACTTTTGTTGTCTCCCACCTTGTTCACCCCCAGTCCATTTCCGTTCTCAAGAGCAGAGCCCAGGGATTCGGCATCAAGGTCGAGACCCTCGATGTCAGCACCGCTGAGACCCAGGAGAAGATCAAGGCCCTGGGACAGGACCTGGTCGGTGTCATGGTCCAGTACCCCGACACCAGGGGCAAGGTTGAGGACTTTAGGGGCCTTTCCGAGCTCGTTCACGAGCAGGGTGCCCTGCTCAGCGCCGCGACCGACCTTCTGGCCCTGACGGTCCTTACGCCTCCTGGCGAGTGGGGTGCCGACATTGCTTTTGGAAGCGCCCAGCGCTTCGGTGTAcccctcggcttcggcggaCCCcacgccgccttcttcgccgtcaaggaggcccACAAGCGCCGCATACCCGGCCGCCTGGTCGGTGTCTCCAAGGACCGCAGCGGCCGCCGGGCCCTGAGATTGGCTCTGCAGACCCGTGAGCAGCACATCCGCCGTGAGAAGGCCACCAGCAACGTCTGCACCGCACAGGCTCTTCTGGCCAACATGGCTGCGCTGTTCGCCGTCTACCACGGCCCTGAGGGGCTCAAGGAGATCGCCTCGAGACTGGTCCGACTTGCTcgcggcgtccaggccgtcgccgaggccgctgGTCTGGAGACTGAGCAGAGCGGTGCCAGCCCCGACGGCAAGGTTTTGTTCGACACTGTCGTGATCAAGGCTGGCGATCGCACCCAGAACATCTTGGCCGAGGCTAAGAAGGCTGGTCTGGGCTTCCGCGACTACGGAAACGGCGACATTGGCATCAGTGTTAACGAGACGGTCAACGAGGAAGTCTTCCACACCATCGCCACCGTCCTCGGCAAAGCCACCGGCGCGCAGACCGCCGAGGTCGCGAGCAAGGCCTACGGCGCCCTCACCCAGGACATTGCGGAACTGTTGCCCGAGTCTCTCCGTCGCCAGTCTGCCTACCTCACCCACCCCGTCTTCAACACCCACCGCAGTGAGACGGAGATCCTCCGCTACATCCATCACCTCCAGTCCAAGGACCTGTCCCTCGTCCACTCCATGATCCCTCTCGGATCCTGCACCATGAAGCTGAACAGCGCGACCGAGATGGCGCTGATCTCCCTCCCCGGCTTCTCCACGATCCACCCCCACACGCCCATGAGCGAGCTCAAGGGCTACACGGCCCTGATCGACAGCCTGTCGGAGCAGCTCAAGGGCATCACCGCCATGGACGCCGTCTCCCTGCAGCCTAACTCGGGCGCCCAGGGCGAGTTTGCCGGCCTGCGCGTCATCCGCAAGTacctcgagcagcagccgggCAAGAAGCGTGATATCTGCCTGATCCCGGTCTCGGCCCACGGCACCAACCCTgcctcggccgccatggccggcaTGCGCGTCGTTCCTATCAAGTGCGACCAGAAGACGGGTAACCTGGATATTGAGGACCTGGAAGCCAAGTGCAAGAagcacgccgacgagctcggtgCCTTCATGGTCACCTATCCCAGCACCTACGGAGTCTTCGAGCCCAGTGTCAAGAAGGCCTGCGACCTTGTCCACCAGTACGGTGGTCAGGTGTACATGGACGGCGCCAACATGAACGCCCAGATCGGCATCTGCTCGCCTGGCGAGATCGGGGCCGACGTTTGCCATCTCAACCTCCACAAGACTTTCTGCATCccccacggcggcggcggtcccgGTGTTGGACCCATCTGCGTCAAGGAGCACCTCGGCCCTTACCTGCCCGGCCGCTCGCCCGAGGCCGGGGAGGCCATGGTGGCCAGCGCGCCGTACGGCAGCGCCGGCATTCTGCCCATCAGCTGGGCGTACAACGCGCTCATGGGCAACGACGGCCTGCGCCTCGCGACCAAGGCGGCCATCCTCAACGCCAACTACATCCTCGCGCGCCTCAAGCCGCACTACAAGATCCTCTACACCAACGAGAACGGCCGGTGTGCGCACGAGTTCATCCTCGACGCGCGGCCGTTCAGCGCGACGGCGGGCATCGAGGCGATCGATATCGCCAAGCGCCTCCAGGACTACGGCTTCCAcgcgccgacgatgagctgGCCCGTAAGCAACACGCTCATGATTGAGCCGACGGAGAGCGAGAGcaaggaggagctcgaccgCTTCATCGACACGCTCATCAGCATCCGTCAGGAGAtccgcgaggtcgaggagggcaagcAGCCCCGCGAGGGCAACGTCCTCAAAATGGCGCCTCACCCGCAGATGGACGTCAtcctgggcgacggcgagggcaaaTGGGACCGCCCTTACACCCGCGAGAAGGCGGTGTACCCGCTGCCGCAcctgaaggagaagaagttctGGCCCAGCGTGGGTCGCATCGACGACAGTGAGTGTTTTTCTTGTCCCCTTTTTGCAAAGGTGCCTTCGCGTTATAGAAGACTAACAGAGAAAAACAGCATACGGTGACCTGAACCTCTTCTGCACGTGCCCCCCCGTTGTGGACACGACGCAGGAGTAAATGGATGATTTTGCATCTGATAGACTATGATACCAGCAGGACGATGTAGAATCGTGACTGCATGACATACACACAAAGCGAACGACACGTTTGCAAGCCTCGAGGGTCGAACGTATTTCAACATTCAAGACGGCTGTCCTCTTTCACCATGACAACCAAATGTTCAAAGTTCGGACTTTCTTTTTTTCAACATTTCTTCCCCCATCATCTCTTATAGCAAGCGAATGGAGGGATATGAGTTCCTACGATTTCAACAGGGAAAAATTCTTAGACGCATTACACTCATGCATGGGAGGGTTTGGGtttgggaggagggggccgGGCGCATTGGGGCGAACCGGCGGGAGTTCAACGACATCACACAGCCCGGAGGGTTGTTTCGTTTGGTATtgaatttttttttttgtctctTTCTTTCTGGGACATTGTGACGCAACAATTTAGGAAGACTGGCGGGCACTTGTAGCCGGAAAATGCGAACGAATATCTACAACACTGACTTGCTCCACGTGCGTGTTGTGAAGAGTTTCCGCGACTAACTGGCCGCGGCTGTTGCGGCTAGTCATTCAAGAGCGACGGTGTACGATAATGGGCCCAAGAGCAGCCGGATCGCTGGCTTACCAAGATGGCTGATCACGAATTGCAGACGCACCTGAGGGGATCGTCAGCCGGTCTAGCTGCTTTCCCTCATCTCTTGTCACAACCCCAGACCGGCATGTTACACAAAACCCAGACTCGAGAAGCGGACTTGGCGATCTCCGCCCGCGAGTCACGGACGACGTTGACGTGACTGCACATcgggggaagagggcgatCAATCCAACGCAGAGAGGGAGGCTGAACCGAGGCAGCGGCTGCTTTGACGCATGAATCGGGGCAGAGTTCAAAACTCAAAGCTTGACGAACCGAAtgcgccgttgccgttgctgagCATTGGAGCGGGCGGAGAACCTACTCCGTCGTGCGTGAATTTATATGGAATGCTTCAACGT
This window contains:
- a CDS encoding Putative glycine cleavage system P protein — protein: MASLRLPLPRQLRLVAPRSRVLARQTPSASWVCNSCASNSAVTSRVPRVRTFSAITSLQNATSARIPSVDASLEPLQRPESFIPRHIGPDVHDAEAMLKALDPPANSIDEFIAQVLPADILSERKTFAWDTEGPTDESKILARATAWAKANEAAPLPLIGAGYNPSVTPRVIQTNVLESPAWYTSYTPYQPEISQGRLESLLNYQTMVCDLTGLPISNASLLDEGTAAAEAMTLSMNALSASRAKRPGKTFVVSHLVHPQSISVLKSRAQGFGIKVETLDVSTAETQEKIKALGQDLVGVMVQYPDTRGKVEDFRGLSELVHEQGALLSAATDLLALTVLTPPGEWGADIAFGSAQRFGVPLGFGGPHAAFFAVKEAHKRRIPGRLVGVSKDRSGRRALRLALQTREQHIRREKATSNVCTAQALLANMAALFAVYHGPEGLKEIASRLVRLARGVQAVAEAAGLETEQSGASPDGKVLFDTVVIKAGDRTQNILAEAKKAGLGFRDYGNGDIGISVNETVNEEVFHTIATVLGKATGAQTAEVASKAYGALTQDIAELLPESLRRQSAYLTHPVFNTHRSETEILRYIHHLQSKDLSLVHSMIPLGSCTMKLNSATEMALISLPGFSTIHPHTPMSELKGYTALIDSLSEQLKGITAMDAVSLQPNSGAQGEFAGLRVIRKYLEQQPGKKRDICLIPVSAHGTNPASAAMAGMRVVPIKCDQKTGNLDIEDLEAKCKKHADELGAFMVTYPSTYGVFEPSVKKACDLVHQYGGQVYMDGANMNAQIGICSPGEIGADVCHLNLHKTFCIPHGGGGPGVGPICVKEHLGPYLPGRSPEAGEAMVASAPYGSAGILPISWAYNALMGNDGLRLATKAAILNANYILARLKPHYKILYTNENGRCAHEFILDARPFSATAGIEAIDIAKRLQDYGFHAPTMSWPVSNTLMIEPTESESKEELDRFIDTLISIRQEIREVEEGKQPREGNVLKMAPHPQMDVILGDGEGKWDRPYTREKAVYPLPHLKEKKFWPSVGRIDDTYGDLNLFCTCPPVVDTTQE